One part of the Ochrobactrum quorumnocens genome encodes these proteins:
- a CDS encoding ATP-binding cassette domain-containing protein, with amino-acid sequence MTKHILEVRNVVREYRLPRASFLSKQESLRVLHGVSVDIEAGQSLGIVGESGSGKSTLARAVMGLERPQSGQILINGQDIYALDRGGLREARKGFQAIFQDPYGSLDPRHTVRRIISEPIVSLERGTSTAERNERVAEVLAAVGLPPASADKYPHEFSGGQRQRIAIARALITKPALIVADEPVSALDVSIQAQVLNLMMDLQEKFGLSYLFISHDLGVVRAITDRVAVIYRGNIVEEGPTNEVFDDPQHEYTRALVDAVPKPFSGRRKRAPRKTANLQLPE; translated from the coding sequence ATGACGAAACACATTCTGGAAGTGCGCAACGTTGTGCGTGAATATCGTCTGCCACGTGCTTCGTTTTTGTCGAAGCAGGAGAGCCTGCGCGTACTCCACGGCGTCAGTGTTGACATTGAAGCAGGGCAAAGCCTTGGCATTGTTGGCGAAAGTGGTTCCGGTAAATCCACGCTTGCGCGTGCTGTGATGGGGCTGGAACGACCGCAATCTGGGCAGATCCTGATCAACGGGCAGGATATTTATGCGCTGGATCGCGGTGGGTTGCGTGAAGCGCGTAAAGGCTTCCAGGCGATTTTTCAGGACCCTTACGGCTCTCTCGATCCACGCCATACAGTGAGGCGGATTATATCCGAGCCGATTGTCTCGCTGGAACGTGGAACAAGCACTGCTGAACGCAATGAACGCGTTGCGGAGGTGCTGGCAGCGGTTGGTCTGCCGCCCGCATCGGCAGACAAATACCCCCATGAATTCTCTGGGGGGCAGCGTCAGCGTATCGCGATTGCGCGCGCTCTGATTACCAAGCCTGCACTCATCGTTGCCGACGAGCCAGTCTCGGCGCTTGATGTTTCCATTCAGGCGCAGGTACTAAACCTGATGATGGATTTGCAGGAAAAATTTGGCCTTAGCTATCTTTTCATCAGCCACGATCTTGGTGTCGTGCGTGCGATTACCGACCGCGTGGCCGTGATTTATCGCGGCAATATCGTCGAAGAGGGACCCACCAACGAAGTCTTCGACGATCCGCAGCACGAATATACCCGTGCGCTCGTTGATGCGGTGCCAAAGCCTTTTTCTGGACGGCGCAAACGGGCTCCGCGCAAGACTGCCAACCTCCAATTACCGGAATGA
- a CDS encoding amidase: MSNLADLSAVALVDAYKTKTLSPVEVTEAVINRIEAYEPKLNALWAYDPDAARAAAKASEARWGKGEPVGAIDGVPLTLKENIATEGLPVPLGCAALPLKPAAADAPAAARTREAGGVLLGKTTMPDLGMLSSGLSSFHKLARNPWDLNTNPGGSSAGAGSAAAAGYGPLHVGTDIGGSVRLPAGWCGLVGLKPSFGRIPIDPAFLGRVAGPMTRDVADTALYMSVLSKPDRRDGMSLPYQPIDWMDLDIDVKGLKIGLWMDAGFGEEVGEETKAAVEAAAKLFADAGAIIEPVAPFLNRTMIDGLDRFWRARSWSDIKKMTTVNRAKILPYIYQWTETAENLSGEEVYTGFAQIDAMRNAALAASKGFDFIISPTAPMATYPAEWASPINDPQRPFEHIAFTVSLNMSEQPAVSINCGYTSKGLPIGLQIFGQRFDDLGVLRLAKAYEDMRPAQRAWPVIG, encoded by the coding sequence ATGTCAAATCTTGCAGATTTGTCTGCCGTTGCGCTTGTCGATGCCTATAAAACCAAGACGCTTTCTCCGGTAGAAGTAACAGAAGCAGTTATTAATCGCATTGAAGCCTATGAACCGAAACTCAATGCACTCTGGGCTTATGATCCGGATGCTGCGCGTGCAGCGGCAAAAGCATCGGAAGCGCGCTGGGGGAAGGGTGAACCGGTGGGCGCAATTGACGGTGTGCCGCTGACGCTCAAAGAAAATATCGCAACAGAAGGTTTGCCCGTACCGCTAGGCTGTGCGGCATTGCCGTTGAAGCCTGCTGCAGCTGACGCCCCGGCTGCTGCTCGCACGCGTGAAGCTGGCGGAGTGCTGCTCGGCAAGACGACCATGCCGGATCTTGGCATGTTGTCTTCAGGGCTATCAAGTTTCCATAAGCTCGCGCGTAATCCATGGGATTTGAACACCAATCCGGGTGGTTCAAGTGCAGGGGCGGGTAGTGCTGCTGCTGCCGGTTACGGACCTTTGCATGTCGGCACAGATATTGGTGGTTCGGTTCGTTTGCCTGCTGGCTGGTGTGGTCTTGTGGGCCTCAAGCCGTCCTTCGGGCGTATCCCGATTGATCCGGCATTTTTAGGCCGGGTTGCCGGTCCTATGACCCGAGATGTTGCCGATACCGCGCTTTATATGTCGGTTTTGTCAAAACCAGATCGTCGTGACGGCATGAGCTTGCCTTATCAGCCGATTGACTGGATGGATCTTGATATCGATGTGAAGGGCCTGAAGATCGGTCTCTGGATGGATGCCGGTTTTGGTGAAGAGGTTGGCGAAGAAACCAAGGCAGCGGTGGAAGCCGCAGCGAAGCTATTTGCCGACGCGGGCGCCATTATCGAGCCGGTTGCGCCGTTCTTGAATCGCACGATGATTGACGGTCTTGATCGTTTCTGGCGGGCGCGGTCATGGTCGGATATTAAGAAGATGACGACTGTAAACCGTGCGAAAATCCTTCCATATATCTATCAGTGGACCGAAACCGCAGAAAATCTATCTGGGGAAGAAGTCTACACAGGCTTCGCCCAGATTGATGCCATGCGCAATGCAGCACTTGCTGCATCGAAAGGCTTTGACTTCATCATTTCGCCGACGGCGCCAATGGCGACCTATCCGGCAGAATGGGCATCGCCGATCAATGATCCGCAGCGTCCATTCGAGCATATCGCCTTTACGGTTTCGCTCAATATGTCGGAGCAGCCCGCTGTTTCCATCAATTGCGGCTATACCTCAAAGGGTCTGCCCATTGGTTTGCAGATTTTCGGTCAGCGTTTTGATGATCTGGGTGTGTTGAGGCTTGCAAAAGCCTACGAGGATATGCGGCCAGCGCAACGGGCTTGGCCAGTCATTGGATAA
- a CDS encoding ABC transporter permease, whose translation MLAYISGRLVSLLLTTLAASVIVFLLMQVLPGDPAAVILGINAQPETLAALHKQLGLDQPLWWRYLSWIGGFLKGDFGTSYTYSVPISELLGPRIMVTLPLALLSMVLSVAVAIPVGVYAASKRGKTGDVLSMGVAQVGVAIPNFWLGLLLILLFALQLGWFPASGFAGWENGFWIGIRSLFLPALALALPLAAILARVTRSAVIETLGEDFVRTARAKGLTRNAALWKHAVPNALIPVVTIIGLQFSFLLAGTIIIENVFNLPGLGRLVFQAIAQRDLITVQSLVTLLAASVIAVNFVVDLVYGFIDPRLSTGGSR comes from the coding sequence TTGCTGGCTTATATATCCGGGCGGTTAGTCTCGCTCTTGCTTACGACGCTTGCGGCCTCCGTCATCGTCTTTCTGTTGATGCAGGTGCTGCCGGGCGACCCCGCGGCAGTCATCCTTGGTATCAATGCACAGCCTGAAACATTGGCTGCATTGCATAAGCAGCTTGGCCTCGATCAGCCGCTGTGGTGGCGGTACCTATCATGGATTGGCGGCTTTCTGAAAGGTGACTTCGGTACAAGTTACACCTATTCCGTGCCTATCAGTGAGTTGCTCGGTCCGCGCATCATGGTCACGCTGCCGCTGGCCTTGCTTTCCATGGTGCTGTCCGTTGCGGTTGCCATTCCCGTGGGTGTTTATGCGGCTTCCAAGCGTGGCAAGACCGGCGATGTTCTTTCCATGGGGGTGGCGCAGGTCGGGGTGGCGATCCCGAATTTCTGGCTGGGCCTCCTGCTCATCCTTCTGTTTGCACTGCAACTTGGCTGGTTCCCCGCATCTGGTTTTGCCGGATGGGAAAATGGCTTCTGGATAGGTATTCGTTCGTTGTTCTTGCCCGCGCTGGCACTCGCCTTGCCGCTTGCCGCCATTCTTGCGCGCGTTACCCGTTCAGCTGTTATTGAAACACTCGGCGAAGATTTCGTGCGCACCGCACGCGCCAAGGGTCTCACACGTAACGCCGCTCTTTGGAAGCATGCGGTGCCGAATGCGCTGATCCCGGTTGTCACGATTATTGGCCTGCAATTCTCATTTCTGTTGGCTGGAACCATTATCATCGAAAATGTCTTCAATCTTCCCGGCCTTGGAAGGCTGGTGTTTCAGGCAATCGCCCAGCGCGATCTCATCACCGTTCAGTCGCTGGTGACATTGCTCGCCGCTTCCGTGATTGCCGTCAATTTCGTCGTTGATCTGGTCTATGGCTTCATTGATCCGCGTCTTTCGACAGGAGGCAGCCGATGA
- a CDS encoding SDR family oxidoreductase, whose protein sequence is MSLEGKVALITGAGSGFGEGMAKRFAAGGAKVVVVDRDQAGADRVASEIGNAALSVAADISRESDVDAAVEAALSKFGKVDILINNAGIGHKPQNAELVEPEEFDRIFGVNVRGIYLTTRKLIPHMKQNGEGVILNVASTGAGRPRPNLAWYNATKGWVVSVTKALAIELAPAKIRVVALNPVAGETPLLTTFMGEDTEEIRKKFRDSIPMGRLLKPDDLAEAAAFLCSPAASMITGVALDVDGGRSI, encoded by the coding sequence GTGTCGCTTGAAGGTAAGGTCGCGCTCATCACTGGAGCAGGTTCTGGATTTGGCGAGGGTATGGCTAAGCGTTTTGCCGCTGGCGGCGCGAAGGTCGTGGTCGTTGATCGCGATCAGGCTGGTGCGGACCGCGTTGCATCGGAAATAGGTAATGCAGCACTTAGCGTTGCTGCCGATATTTCCAGGGAATCCGATGTTGATGCGGCCGTAGAAGCGGCCCTGTCGAAATTCGGCAAGGTCGATATTCTGATCAACAATGCTGGTATTGGTCACAAACCGCAGAATGCCGAACTGGTTGAGCCGGAAGAATTCGACCGCATTTTTGGTGTCAATGTGCGCGGCATCTATCTAACGACGCGCAAGCTGATCCCGCATATGAAGCAGAATGGCGAAGGCGTCATTCTCAATGTCGCGTCGACCGGTGCTGGTCGTCCGCGTCCTAATCTCGCCTGGTATAATGCGACGAAGGGCTGGGTGGTTTCCGTCACAAAGGCGCTGGCGATCGAGCTTGCGCCTGCAAAAATTCGTGTTGTCGCACTGAACCCGGTTGCAGGCGAAACACCGCTTCTCACCACCTTTATGGGTGAGGATACCGAAGAAATTCGCAAGAAGTTCCGCGATTCCATTCCGATGGGCCGCCTGTTGAAACCTGATGATTTGGCTGAAGCTGCGGCTTTCCTTTGCTCGCCCGCTGCATCTATGATTACCGGGGTGGCGCTCGACGTGGATGGCGGGCGTTCGATTTAA
- a CDS encoding ABC transporter permease: MSDVQNIAKLNRFRVLFLSRSLFVGSLITAILVAMALVSYFWTPYSPTAMNFRDKLQGPSLTHFFGTDNFGRDVFSMIMVGARNSIAVSIIAVLVGAGVGIPLGAFAAARGGMVDGFVMRMTDLAFAFPALLTAVIITAIFGPGAVNAMIAIGIFNVPVFARVTRGASLGLWKREYVQAARCAGRGDVSITLLHVLPNINHVLIVQATIQFALAIVAEAGLSYVGLGTQPPMPSWGKMLNDAQTFIYDAPWLAIFPGLAITLAVLGLNMLGDGLRDVLDPRVRRQR, from the coding sequence ATGAGCGACGTTCAGAACATCGCCAAACTGAACCGCTTCCGAGTGTTGTTTCTAAGCCGTAGCTTGTTTGTCGGGTCGCTCATTACCGCTATTTTGGTAGCTATGGCCTTGGTGTCTTATTTCTGGACGCCATATTCGCCCACCGCGATGAACTTCCGCGATAAACTGCAAGGCCCAAGCCTGACGCATTTCTTCGGAACAGACAATTTTGGTCGCGACGTCTTTTCCATGATCATGGTCGGCGCGCGCAATTCGATTGCTGTTTCGATCATTGCCGTGTTGGTTGGCGCTGGTGTCGGCATTCCGCTTGGTGCCTTCGCAGCAGCACGCGGCGGTATGGTTGATGGCTTTGTTATGCGAATGACAGATCTTGCCTTCGCTTTTCCGGCACTTCTCACTGCCGTTATCATCACCGCGATTTTTGGTCCGGGTGCGGTCAACGCGATGATTGCAATCGGCATCTTCAACGTGCCGGTCTTTGCTCGCGTAACACGCGGTGCATCGCTTGGTTTGTGGAAGCGGGAATATGTACAGGCCGCACGTTGTGCAGGTCGTGGCGATGTTTCAATCACGCTTTTACATGTGCTGCCAAACATCAATCACGTGCTCATCGTGCAGGCGACTATTCAGTTTGCTCTGGCAATCGTTGCCGAAGCTGGCCTTTCCTATGTCGGGCTTGGCACCCAGCCGCCAATGCCAAGCTGGGGCAAGATGCTCAATGATGCACAAACTTTCATTTATGACGCGCCATGGCTGGCGATTTTCCCCGGCCTCGCAATCACGCTCGCCGTTCTGGGGCTTAACATGCTCGGAGACGGATTGCGCGATGTGCTCGACCCGCGCGTAAGGAGGCAGAGATGA
- a CDS encoding 3'-5' exonuclease, with product MRHQFDLFTPPAVDGRKQAELRPTRTKPGKTTGMDETEMVQRLKDSGRYRILQRLDPAPIVPNADKLAFPRLGVVVDTETTGLSAAQEEIIEIGAVAFRYADDGSIGDVCATFGALQEPSKPIPAEITRITGITDEMVAGQMIPRAKLEALIADADLIIAHNAGFDRPFLERFSPTFANKPWACSVKEIDWTERGFEGTKLGYLIGQSGYFHNGHRAEDDCQALLAVLRETSGRKQTPFSELLKASRKSRLRIYAENSPFEMKDKLKERRYRWSDGTDGRPKSWWTEVDEDELDTELEYLRTEIYGWRDADPLILKLTATERYKERAPLRSK from the coding sequence ATGCGCCATCAGTTCGACCTTTTTACTCCTCCAGCAGTGGACGGGAGAAAACAGGCGGAACTGCGCCCTACCCGCACCAAACCCGGCAAGACAACCGGTATGGATGAAACGGAAATGGTACAGCGCCTCAAGGACAGTGGTCGTTATCGGATTTTGCAGAGACTCGACCCTGCCCCGATTGTGCCCAATGCTGACAAACTTGCTTTCCCGCGTCTTGGCGTTGTGGTCGATACGGAAACCACTGGCTTGAGTGCCGCACAGGAAGAAATTATCGAGATCGGTGCGGTAGCCTTCCGCTATGCAGATGATGGCTCTATTGGTGATGTCTGCGCCACTTTTGGTGCATTGCAGGAACCATCTAAACCTATTCCAGCGGAGATCACGCGCATTACCGGTATCACCGATGAGATGGTGGCAGGGCAGATGATCCCGCGCGCGAAACTGGAAGCCTTGATCGCAGACGCTGATCTGATCATCGCGCATAATGCGGGTTTCGACCGACCATTTCTTGAGCGATTTTCGCCAACCTTTGCCAACAAGCCATGGGCCTGCTCGGTGAAAGAAATCGATTGGACCGAACGTGGCTTTGAAGGAACCAAGCTTGGCTATCTGATCGGTCAAAGCGGCTATTTTCATAATGGCCACCGCGCCGAGGATGATTGTCAGGCATTGTTGGCGGTGTTGCGCGAAACATCAGGCCGAAAACAAACCCCATTTTCAGAACTGCTCAAAGCCAGCCGCAAATCGCGCCTGCGCATCTATGCTGAAAACAGTCCATTCGAAATGAAGGACAAGCTGAAAGAGCGGCGCTATCGCTGGTCTGATGGCACTGATGGTCGTCCGAAATCCTGGTGGACGGAAGTCGACGAGGACGAACTGGACACGGAACTGGAGTATCTGCGTACGGAAATTTACGGCTGGCGTGATGCCGATCCGCTTATCTTGAAGCTGACCGCCACCGAGCGTTACAAAGAGCGGGCGCCACTCAGATCAAAATAG
- a CDS encoding ABC transporter ATP-binding protein, giving the protein MTTPLLEMINMSVELPIGLKVADIVSDITLTLNRGERLGIVGESGSGKSITALAAMGLLPDRMRVRGKLRFDGQDLASLPEAQLCKMRGRRMAMIFQEPMTALNPVKSIGAQIAEGRRLHLGESRTDAERKARELLDRVGLPAPRFNLDLYPHQLSGGQRQRVMIAMAIACEPDLLIADEPTTALDVTVQAQILDLMDELIDETGTALMLITHDLGVVSEMTDRIAVMYAGRIVETGRTEAVFRRMAHPYARGLFAASPHGAALVRHSSGGRQRLKAIPGVVPDPLTRPAHCSFADRCAFVQDDCRLTIPPLDVLDENNGITHRAACFHPCEGEVMA; this is encoded by the coding sequence ATGACAACACCTTTGCTTGAAATGATAAATATGTCCGTGGAACTACCCATTGGCTTGAAGGTCGCGGATATTGTTTCCGACATCACGCTGACACTTAATCGCGGCGAACGTTTAGGCATCGTAGGTGAATCCGGCAGCGGTAAATCTATTACCGCCCTTGCGGCCATGGGGCTGCTTCCCGATCGTATGCGCGTGCGTGGCAAGCTCCGGTTTGACGGTCAAGACCTCGCGTCTTTGCCGGAGGCGCAATTATGCAAAATGCGTGGACGCCGCATGGCGATGATTTTTCAGGAGCCGATGACTGCGCTTAATCCAGTGAAATCCATTGGAGCACAGATTGCCGAAGGTCGCCGTCTGCATCTCGGCGAAAGCCGCACCGATGCCGAGCGGAAGGCTCGCGAGTTGCTCGACCGTGTTGGATTGCCCGCACCGCGCTTCAATCTTGATCTATATCCGCACCAGCTTTCGGGTGGTCAACGCCAGCGCGTGATGATCGCTATGGCAATAGCCTGCGAGCCTGACCTGCTGATTGCTGATGAACCGACAACTGCACTTGATGTGACGGTACAGGCGCAAATCCTCGATCTCATGGATGAACTGATCGATGAGACCGGAACGGCGCTGATGCTGATCACGCATGATCTTGGTGTGGTCTCGGAAATGACCGACCGTATTGCCGTCATGTATGCAGGGCGGATTGTGGAAACGGGGCGAACCGAAGCCGTCTTTCGTCGTATGGCGCATCCTTATGCACGAGGTCTGTTTGCGGCGTCACCGCATGGCGCGGCACTGGTGCGACATAGCTCCGGCGGGCGGCAACGGTTGAAAGCCATTCCGGGCGTCGTGCCTGATCCGCTTACACGTCCGGCGCATTGCTCATTTGCTGATCGCTGCGCCTTTGTGCAGGATGATTGCCGGCTGACAATCCCGCCTCTTGATGTGTTGGATGAGAACAACGGGATCACACATCGCGCTGCCTGTTTCCATCCTTGCGAAGGCGAGGTGATGGCATGA
- a CDS encoding ABC transporter substrate-binding protein encodes MSKLLKAGLITATMLASINGAFAKDTLVVGEVLEPPGLDPTANAAAGIRQVTYANLYEGLVRIVEDGTVKPQLSESWTVSDDKQTYTFKLRQGVKFHDGTPFDCSVVKFSYERAVAPDSTNAQKGLFEPIASTECPDSATAVVTLKRPTSNFLFNMGWGDAVMVAPNSAADNRTKPVGTGPFKFKRWVQGDRVELDRNPDYWGEAAKLSAVTFRFVSDPSAAAAAILAGDIDVFPMFQAPELISRFKSDDKLQVEVGDTAGKVLLSLNNAKAPFDNVKVRQALAHAIDSKALIEGVYSGFGTPIGSHYAPVDPGYVDLSKTYPYDPAKAKQLLEEAGVPEGTSITITLPPPAYARRGGEIIAAMLAEVGIQANLVPIEFAQWLDQVFKRSDFDATIIAHTEARDLDIYARDKYYFNYNNPEYKALYKAYAEAGSDEEQLELVKKLQEKLAADEPNIFLYALPKIGVWNKNVKGLWKNMPIPADDLTQVYWEN; translated from the coding sequence ATGAGTAAACTGCTGAAAGCCGGGCTGATAACAGCCACGATGCTGGCATCGATCAACGGTGCCTTTGCAAAGGATACGCTGGTGGTCGGCGAAGTGCTGGAACCTCCAGGCCTCGACCCGACGGCAAATGCCGCTGCCGGTATCCGGCAGGTTACTTATGCCAATCTCTATGAAGGTCTGGTTCGTATCGTCGAAGACGGCACAGTGAAGCCACAGCTTTCTGAAAGCTGGACCGTTTCAGACGATAAACAAACTTACACATTCAAGCTGCGCCAGGGCGTGAAGTTCCACGATGGAACGCCATTCGATTGCTCGGTTGTAAAATTCTCTTATGAGCGTGCGGTGGCCCCAGATTCCACGAATGCGCAGAAGGGTCTTTTTGAGCCAATCGCCAGCACTGAATGTCCTGATTCAGCGACCGCCGTTGTCACACTGAAACGTCCAACCTCGAACTTCCTGTTCAATATGGGTTGGGGTGATGCTGTAATGGTTGCGCCTAATTCAGCAGCCGATAACCGCACCAAGCCTGTCGGGACAGGCCCGTTCAAGTTCAAGCGTTGGGTACAGGGTGATCGTGTCGAACTCGACCGCAATCCAGACTATTGGGGCGAGGCTGCAAAACTCTCTGCAGTTACCTTCCGCTTTGTGAGCGATCCATCGGCTGCAGCAGCGGCCATCCTTGCGGGGGACATTGACGTATTCCCGATGTTCCAGGCTCCTGAACTGATCAGCCGCTTCAAGAGCGATGATAAGCTTCAGGTGGAAGTAGGCGATACTGCAGGTAAAGTTCTGCTTTCGCTTAACAATGCCAAGGCTCCATTCGACAATGTGAAGGTGCGTCAGGCACTGGCCCATGCCATCGACAGCAAGGCACTGATCGAAGGTGTTTATTCCGGGTTTGGGACGCCAATCGGCTCGCATTATGCACCAGTCGATCCGGGTTATGTTGATCTGTCCAAAACCTATCCGTATGATCCGGCCAAGGCGAAGCAGTTGCTGGAAGAAGCAGGCGTTCCTGAGGGCACGTCGATCACCATTACGCTTCCACCTCCGGCCTATGCGCGTCGCGGTGGTGAGATCATTGCGGCCATGCTGGCGGAAGTGGGCATTCAAGCCAATCTCGTTCCAATCGAGTTTGCGCAGTGGCTTGACCAGGTATTCAAGCGTTCAGATTTTGATGCGACGATCATTGCTCATACCGAAGCACGTGATCTCGATATCTATGCCCGTGACAAATACTACTTCAATTACAACAACCCGGAATATAAGGCGCTGTACAAAGCTTATGCCGAAGCGGGTAGTGACGAAGAACAGCTTGAACTCGTAAAGAAGCTTCAGGAAAAGCTTGCCGCAGACGAGCCGAACATCTTCCTCTATGCGCTGCCAAAAATCGGTGTGTGGAATAAGAACGTCAAAGGCCTCTGGAAGAACATGCCAATCCCGGCTGATGATCTGACACAGGTTTACTGGGAAAACTAA
- a CDS encoding DUF2778 domain-containing protein: MAFVTETYNFALPRGINIPNPFVFKGILRIAGLLGTGLLAGSCLMTALGTVEAVLPAFVPLAPVMRRLPTATPHRLAVVDQKIGMGHVIRQRFIEAYTADAPYSNLDWRRNKAIADAAIIADVGPESVIEDVPVAVTVITEPREERVAQLAPIQDVISPAVLESASKTAQMAAQDYTESSVAALSSGDAVPVPVAAPDTQMARAPIENDTDSFVPDEVPFPGQKPIIDKPTVAKPEKQEKTQLAYAPPSGQTENIQRGLFGRLFGQAARNKTAIYDISAATVYLPSGEKLEAHSGMGHMRDNPRYVDQKMRGATPPSTYKLRMRESLFHGVEAVRLLPADGRNPYNRDGLLAHTYMLRRAGDSNGCVVFKDYKRFLNAFKRGEFDKMVVVTSMSSSSKPARIASIF; this comes from the coding sequence ATGGCGTTCGTCACAGAAACGTATAATTTCGCTTTGCCGCGTGGGATTAATATCCCTAACCCCTTTGTATTTAAAGGTATTTTGCGTATTGCAGGTCTGTTGGGTACCGGCCTTCTGGCAGGTAGCTGTCTTATGACCGCGTTGGGTACTGTAGAAGCCGTTCTGCCGGCTTTCGTGCCTTTAGCACCTGTCATGCGACGTCTTCCGACGGCAACACCCCATCGATTAGCCGTTGTAGATCAAAAAATCGGCATGGGTCATGTTATCCGTCAGCGCTTCATCGAAGCCTATACTGCCGATGCGCCCTATTCCAATCTTGATTGGCGGCGCAACAAAGCAATTGCGGATGCGGCGATCATTGCAGATGTCGGTCCTGAATCGGTTATAGAAGACGTGCCGGTTGCGGTGACCGTGATAACTGAACCGCGCGAGGAGCGCGTGGCACAGCTTGCGCCCATCCAAGATGTGATTTCTCCGGCCGTTTTGGAGTCAGCCTCGAAAACGGCGCAGATGGCTGCACAAGATTATACTGAAAGTTCAGTGGCTGCTTTGTCATCCGGCGATGCGGTTCCCGTTCCGGTGGCTGCACCAGATACACAAATGGCGCGTGCGCCTATTGAAAATGATACAGACAGCTTCGTGCCTGACGAAGTTCCTTTTCCTGGCCAGAAGCCCATCATCGATAAACCAACTGTTGCAAAGCCTGAAAAACAGGAAAAAACACAGCTGGCTTATGCGCCTCCAAGTGGCCAAACCGAGAATATTCAACGCGGCCTTTTTGGTCGGCTCTTCGGTCAGGCAGCGCGTAACAAGACGGCGATTTATGATATCTCCGCAGCGACAGTTTATCTGCCTAGCGGTGAAAAGCTGGAAGCCCATTCAGGCATGGGCCACATGCGCGACAACCCGCGTTATGTTGACCAGAAGATGCGCGGGGCCACGCCGCCGAGCACCTATAAGCTTCGTATGCGGGAAAGTCTTTTCCACGGTGTTGAAGCTGTGCGTTTGCTTCCTGCCGATGGACGCAACCCGTATAATCGGGACGGACTGTTGGCCCATACCTATATGCTGCGCCGCGCTGGCGATTCAAATGGCTGTGTGGTGTTCAAAGATTATAAGCGGTTTCTAAATGCGTTCAAACGTGGTGAATTTGACAAGATGGTCGTTGTGACGAGCATGTCTTCATCATCGAAGCCTGCACGCATTGCTTCCATTTTCTGA